A portion of the Gossypium arboreum isolate Shixiya-1 chromosome 8, ASM2569848v2, whole genome shotgun sequence genome contains these proteins:
- the LOC108469674 gene encoding protein ETHYLENE INSENSITIVE 3-like — MMMFDEMGICGDMDFFSAPLGEKDVAASQIEPEATVEDDYSDEEIDVDELERRMWRDKMRLKRLKEQNKCKEGIDIAKQRLSQEQARRKKMSRAQDGILKYMLKMMEVCKAQGFVYGIIPEKGKPVTGASDNLREWWKDKVRFDRNGPAAIAKYQADNSIPGKNDGCNSIGPTPHTLQELQDTTLGSLLSALMQHCDPPQRRFPLEKGIPPPWWPTGNEEWWPQLGLPEDQGSPPYKKPHDLKKAWKVGVLTAVIKHISPDIAKIRKLVRQSKCLQDKMTAKESSTWLAIINQEEALARELYPDSCPPLSSGGGNVSLVINDCSEYDVEGVEDEPNFDVQECKPRTNSSNMVMERMRAIQQPPYSIKGEVVGNLDFTRKRKPSNDLNMVEQKIYTCEFLQCPYSEFRLGFHDRTARDNHQLTCPYRNSSAQFGGSNFSVNEVKPVIFPRQFGQSKPAAPQVTSVSTPFDLSGLGVPEDGQKTIGELMSVYDNNIQGNKNMNPSNNLVTKGQNVLQPKIQHQQDEFFRGQGVMMEGNFFEDSSMLHNQQMFSQGEAQFERFKGLNSPLDSNHNNNGFQLMFGSPFDLASFDYKEDLHAVGMDSMPKQDVSIWFQ; from the coding sequence ATGATGATGTTTGACGAGATGGGAATTTGTGGGGATATGGATTTTTTCAGTGCTCCACTTGGGGAAAAAGATGTGGCAGCCTCACAAATTGAACCAGAGGCGACGGTGGAGGATGATTATAGTGATGAAGAAATTGATGTGGATGAACTTGAGAGGAGGATGTGGAGGGACAAAATGCGTCTCAAACGGCTTAAAGAGCAGAATAAGTGCAAGGAGGGGATTGATATTGCTAAACAGCGGCTGTCACAAGAACAGGCGAGGAGAAAGAAGATGTCGAGGGCACAGGATGGGATTTTGAAGTACATGTTGAAGATGATGGAAGTTTGCAAAGCGCAGGGTTTTGTTTATGGGATTATTCCGGAAAAGGGGAAGCCAGTGACGGGGGCATCTGACAATCTTCGGGAATGGTGGAAGGATAAAGTCAGGTTTGATCGTAATGGTCCTGCTGCTATTGCAAAGTACCAGGCAGATAATTCGATTCCTGGCAAGAATGATGGCTGTAACTCGATCGGCCCAACTCCACACACCTTGCAAGAACTTCAAGATACAACTCTTGGTTCTCTTTTGTCTGCACTGATGCAACACTGTGATCCTCCTCAAAGGCGATTCCCTTTAGAGAAAGGCATTCCCCCACCATGGTGGCCCACTGGAAATGAAGAATGGTGGCCACAACTAGGATTGCCCGAAGATCAAGGCTCTCCTCCCTATAAGAAACCTCATGACTTGAAGAAGGCTTGGAAAGTGGGGGTTCTCACAGCTGTGATCAAGCATATATCTCCTGATATTGCCAAGATTCGCAAGCTTGTAAGGCAGTCCAAGTGCTTACAGGACAAAATGACAGCAAAGGAGAGTTCAACTTGGCTTGCCATCATTAACCAGGAGGAAGCCTTGGCCCGAGAACTTTACCCTGATTCCTGCCCACCTTTGTCCTCAGGTGGTGGAAATGTATCTTTGGTTATAAATGACTGCAGTGAGTATGATGTTGAAGGTGTTGAAGATGAGCCGAACTTCGATGTGCAAGAGTGCAAACCCAGGACTAACAGTTCTAATATGGTCATGGAGAGAATGAGGGCTATCCAACAACCACCTTATTCGATTAAGGGGGAAGTTGTTGGTAATTTGGATTTCACGCGAAAGAGGAAACCATCCAATGATTTAAACATGGTTGAACAAAAAATCTACACTTGTGAGTTCCTCCAGTGCCCTTACAGTGAATTTCGTTTGGGTTTTCATGATAGGACTGCCAGGGACAATCATCAATTGACTTGTCCATATAGAAATTCCTCTGCACAGTTTGGTGGTTCGAATTTCAGTGTTAATGAAGTAAAACCAGTTATTTTCCCTCGGCAATTCGGACAATCCAAGCCAGCTGCACCGCAGGTTACATCTGTCTCAACACCCTTTGATCTATCCGGACTTGGAGTTCCAGAAGACGGGCAGAAAACGATCGGCGAACTCATGTCAGTATATGATAACAACATTCAAGGCAACAAGAACATGAATCCTAGTAACAATCTTGTTACCAAAGGTCAAAACGTTCTTCAGCCGAAAATCCAACATCAGCAAGATGAATTCTTCCGCGGTCAAGGAGTCATGATGGAAGGAAACTTCTTCGAGGACTCCAGCATGCTCCATAATCAGCAGATGTTCTCACAAGGGGAAGCTCAGTTTGAGCGGTTTAAGGGCTTGAATTCTCCATTAGACAGCAACCACAATAACAACGGCTTCCAGTTGATGTTCGGGTCTCCATTCGATTTGGCTTCTTTCGATTACAAGGAAGATCTGCATGCAGTTGGGATGGATTCCATGCCAAAGCAGGATGTTTCAATCTGGTTCCAGTAA
- the LOC108469720 gene encoding protein ROLLING AND ERECT LEAF 2, translating to MGASASKMEEDKALQLCRERKKYVRQALDGRCLLAAAHVAYIETLKSSGTALRKFVELEAPVESSLYTSTNATPEPLALTEKSLSHFSYSSPSFSQRVDAPETFSPSPSPPTSSHFQVNHMRFGVTSSRKVEEKPPLPDIRLVTSSSTPQSTTPRSTGKPESSPFEASSLPSGTPEWDFFGLWHPIDHQLSFQEGKELNQGPEAINDFRQHREDEVVPELEDEEGSSLHDREETQGSEDEFDDEPPADTLVRSFENLNRVNDHKIVNGPSAIPSVGSVASETDFVSREKSNSPNLSPLRGTPSSVSIPIGIKKMPVKEDASENKVAPKDFLSVMKEIEFHFVKASDSGKEVPRMLEANKLHFRPIFPGKGGGLMASTFFRACFSCGEDPSQVKEEPPQSDVKYLTWHRTTSSSSSGNPLGLNSKDDVEELNNNIFYNTCMFSGSHASTLDRLYAWERKLYDEVKASEAVRSEYDLKCKMLRQLESRAESPSKIDKTRAVVKDLHSRIRVAIQRIHSISKRIEDLRDNELQPQLEELIEGLSRMWEVMSECHRRQFQIISVAYKNGIMRISVLSESHRHITAHLEHELSLLCSSFTKWIGALKAYLKAINSWLSECVTIGKSWKRSKKKNFETQVTQYLRRCGPPIYVTCGGWYDKLEALEPSIKQVSDSIKRLAADTSGFLPHQEKNEGKNAKRPHEASGNDSNIDSAINMSRDEAMKESTSASNEISDSAYNMFRNDALKDSFETSLVFFIAQLKSFAEASVKMYAELDGDIRQAKHNYGISVKGVEVANEENNAEINNQSGSDQQPKPQV from the exons ATGGGGGCCTCTGCCTCTAAAATGGAAGAGGATAAGGCCCTGCAGTTATGCCGGGAGCGGAAGAAGTATGTTCGTCAGGCACTTGATGGAAGATGCTTACTGGCTGCCGCTCACGTTGCATACATTGAGACACTAAAAAGTTCAGGAACTGCTCTTAGGAAGTTTGTCGAGCTTGAAGCGCCAGTCGAGTCTTCCCTTTACACTTCAACTAATGCTACACCTGAGCCCCTTGCTTTAACCGAAAAGTCGCTTTCCCACTTTTCATACTCTTCTCCATCTTTCTCACAACGTGTTGATGCACCTGAAACCTTTTCTCCATCACCTTCTCCTCCCACTTCTAGTCATTTTCAGGTGAACCATATGAGGTTTGGGGTTACGTCTTCGAGAAAAGTCGAAGAGAAACCCCCGCTACCTGATATCAGATTGGTAACCTCATCAAGTACTCCACAGAGTACCACTCCTCGTTCCACTGGAAAACCAGAATCATCACCATTTGAAGCTTCTTCTTTGCCGTCAGGAACACCGGAATGGGATTTCTTTGGTCTTTGGCATCCAATTGACCATCAATTGTCATTTCAAGAAGGGAAGGAGCTGAACCAAGGTCCAGAAGCCATTAATGATTTTAGACAACATAGGGAAGACGAGGTTGTTCCTGAGCTGGAAGATGAAGAGGGGTCTTCTTTACATGATAGAGAAGAAACTCAGGGTTCAGAAGATGAATTTGATGATGAGCCCCCTGCAGATACTCTGGTTCGAAGTTTTGAAAATCTGAACAGAGTCAATGACCATAAAATAGTCAATGGACCATCAGCTATTCCGTCTGTTGGTAGTGTAGCTTCAGAAACGGACTTTGTCAGTAGGGAAAAGAGCAATTCTCCCAATTTGTCACCGCTAAGGGGGACACCCAGCAGTGTTTCTATTCCGATTGGAATAAAGAAAATGCCTGTAAAAGAAGATGCTTCCGAAAACAAGGTTGCCCCTAAAGATTTCCTTTCTGTCatgaaagaaattgagtttcactTTGTAAAAGCTTCAGACTCTGGAAAAGAAGTTCCTAGGATGCTCGAGGCTAATAAGTTGCATTTCCGTCCTATTTTTCCTGGAAAAGGAG GTGGATTGATGGCATCCACATTCTTCAGAGCATGTTTCTCATGTGGAGAAGATCCAAGCCAAGTTAAAGAAG AACCTCCTCAAAGTGATGTGAAGTACTTAACTTGGCATAGGACAACGTCATCATCTTCTTCTGGGAATCCTCTGGGATTAAATTCAAAGGATGATGTTGAGGAACTTAACAACAATATTTTCTATAATACCTGCATGTTTTCAGGCAGTCATGCCTCAACTTTGGATAGACTATATGCATGGGAGAGGAAGCTTTATGATGAAGTAAAG GCCAGTGAGGCAGTCCGTAGTGAGTATGACTTGAAGTGTAAAATGTTAAGACAGCTGGAGTCAAGGGCAGAGAGTCCAAGCAAAATTGACAAGACTCGAGCCGTTGTCAAGGATTTGCACTCTAGAATTAGAGTTGCAATCCAAAGAATTCACTCAATATCAAAAAGGATTGAGGATTTACGAGACAATGAACTGCAACCACAACTTGAGGAGTTGATTGAAGG GTTGAGTCGAATGTGGGAAGTAATGTCTGAATGTCATAGGCGTCAGTTTCAAATCATCTCAGTTGCATACAAGAATGGCATCATGAGAATCTCTGTGCTGTCAGAATCACATCGACATATCACCGCTCATCTCGAACATGAACTAAGCTTGCTGTGTTCGAGTTTTACAAAGTGGATTGGTGCCCTGAAAGCTTATCTGAAAGCCATAAACAGTTGGCTCAGTGAATGTGTTACCATTGGAAAATCTTGGAAAAGATCAAAGAAGAAAAACTTTGAAACCCAAGTTACCCAATATTTGAGACGATGCGGCCCTCCAATTTATGTAACCTGTGGTGGTTGGTATGACAAGCTTGAAGCATTGGAGCCTTCAATAAAGCAAGTCTCAGACTCCATCAAACGTTTGGCAGCTGATACATCTGGCTTTTTACCGCACCAAGAAAAGAATGAGGGGAAGAATGCCAAGCGACCACATGAAGCATCGGGGAATGATTCCAACATTGATTCTGCAATCAATATGTCAAGAGACGAGGCTATGAAAGAGAGCACATCTGCATCCAACGAAATTAGTGATTCTGCGTATAACATGTTCAGAAATGATGCTTTGAAGGATTCTTTCGAGACAAGCCTAGTTTTCTTTATTGCTCAATTGAAGAGTTTTGCAGAAGCATCTGTGAAGATGTACGCAGAACTTGACGGGGATATTCGACAAGCCAAGCATAATTATGGAATCTCTGTCAAAGGAGTCGAGGTTGCCAATGAAGAAAATAACGCAGAGATCAACAACCAAAGTGGCAGCGATCAACAACCGAAGCCGCAAGTGTAA
- the LOC108468855 gene encoding 60S ribosomal protein L30-like, producing the protein MVAAKKTKKTHESINNRLALVMKSGKYTLGYKTVLKSLRSSKGKLIIIANNCPPLRKSEIEYYAMLCKVGVHHYNGNNVDLGTACGKYFRVCCLSIIDPGDSDIIKSMPSDH; encoded by the exons ATGGTTGCCGCCAAGAAGACC AAGAAGACCCATGAGAGCATTAACAACAGATTGGCTCTCGTTATGAAAAGTGGGAAATACACTTTGGGTTACAAAACTGTTCTCAAATCTCTCAGAAGCTCCAAAG GTAAGTTGATTATTATTGCCAACAACTGCCCTCCTCTTAGGAAGTCGGAGATCGAGTATTATGCCATGTTGTGCAAAGTTGGAGTTCACCACTATAATGGAA ACAACGTAGATTTGGGAACTGCTTGTGGCAAATATTTCAGAGTGTGCTGCCTCAGCATTATTGACCCTG GTGACTCTGATATTATTAAGAGCATGCCTAGTGATCACTAA
- the LOC108469573 gene encoding serrate RNA effector molecule-like isoform X2, with protein MAEVINMPVDSLDRRRGGDRKDNNNNNNRELAPSDDPNSSPPAPPPPRRRDRDSRERRDRDYYDRNRSPPPPPTRERDYKRRSSISPPPPPLNYRDRRHSPPPRRSPPYKRSRREDGGYEGRRGSPRGGFGPGDRRFGYDYGGGYDREMMGRPGYPDDRPHGRYFGRSSGGYQDWDSGRGRYGDASNSGTTQREGLMSYKQFIQELEDDILPAEAERRYQEYKSEYISTQKRAFFDAHKDEEWLRDKYHPTNLVTVIERRNELARKVAKDFFLDLQSGTLDLTPGVNALSSNKSGQTSEPNSEDETDIGGKRRRHGRGPTKETDILSLAPKAHPVSSDPRRIQIDIGQAQGLVRKLDSEKGIEENILSGSDNDKISRDKYHGSFAGPVIIVRGLTSVKGLEGVELLDTLITYLWRVHGVDYYGMIETSEAKGFRHVRAEGKSSDITSNGSEWEKKLDSYWQDRLRGQDPLEVMTAKDKLDAAAVESLDPFVRKIRDEKYGWKYGCGAKGCTKLFHAAEFVHKHLKLKHPELVIELTSKVREELYFQNYMNDPDAPGGTPVMQQPIPKDKPQRRKIMENRLKDERGLRRERDNRANGSDRFDRSENPQSSDFPSNNDGPDGGNHDDPMFDSFSGQGMHVAAPFSSDIAPPPVLMPVPGAGPLGPFVPAPPELAMQVFRERGGPPFEGNSRSGRPGPNLSGPAPFLLPPGFRQDPRHLRSYQDLDAPEDEVTVIDYRSL; from the exons ATGGCCGAAGTCATAAACATGCCGGTCGATTCTCTAGATCGCCGCAGGGGCGGCGACCGTAAAGATAACAACAATAATAACAACAGAGAGCTTGCGCCATCTGACGATCCCAACTCCTCTCCCCCAGCTCCGCCTCCTCCTCGACGCCGCGACCGAGATTCGCGTGAGCGACGGGACCGCGACTACTACGATCGCAACCGCTCTCCTCCGCCTCCGCCTACCAGAGAGAGAGATTACAAACGGCGTAGTAGCATTAGCCCTCCACCACCGCCGTTGAATTACAGGGATAGGAGACACTCGCCTCCGCCTCGGAGGTCTCCGCCTTATAAGAGGTCTAGGCGTGAGGATGGAGGGTATGAAGGGAGGAGAGGGAGCCCTAGAGGCGGATTTGGACCTGGAGATAGAAG GTTTGGTTATGATTATGGTGGTGGATATGATCGCGAGATGATGGGCAGACCCGGTTACCCTGATGATAGGCCTCATGGTCGGTACTTTGGTCGCTCTTCTGGTGGTTATCAAG ATTGGGATTCAGGCCGTGGTAGATATGGTGATGCTTCTAATTCAGGGACTACTCAAAG agaAGGATTGATGTCATACAAGCAATTCATTCAAGAGCTTGAGGATGATATACTACCAGCTGAAGCTGAGCGCAG GTACCAAGAATACAAGTCAGAGTATATATCTACCCAAAAAAGAGCATTTTTTGATGCCCACAAAGATGAGGAATG GTTGAGAGACAAATATCATCCAACAAACTTGGTCACTGTTATTGAAAG GAGGAATGAGCTTGCACGCAAAGTTGCGAAGGACTTTTTCCTTGATCTGCAGAGTGGAACACTGGACTT AACACCTGGTGTCAATGCTTTGTCATCAAATAAATCCGGACAAACCAGTGAACCTAATTCTGAAGATGAAACAGACATTGGTGGGAAAAGAAGGCGGCATGGTAGGGGACCTACTAAAGAAACTGATATTCTTTCTCTGGCTCCAAAGGCTCATCCAGTCAGTTCTGATCCCAGAAGAATTCAGATTGACATTGGACAAGCACAGGGCCTCGTACGTAAACTGGACTCTGAAAAAGGAATTGAGGAAAATATTTTAAGCGGGTCGGACAATGACAAAATAAGTAGGGACAAATATCATGGTAGTTTTGCAGGCCCAGTGATTATTGTACGTGGCTTGACTTCTGTAAAAGGCCTGGAAGGTGTTGAGCTTCTTGATACTCTTATAACTTACTTGTGGCGTGTCCATGGTGTGGATTACTACGGTATGATTGAAACTAGTGAAGCTAAGGGTTTTAGGCACGTGAGAGCAGAGGGAAAGAGTTCTGATATTACTAGTAATGGGTCTGAGTGGGAAAAGAAACTGGACTCATACTGGCAAGATAGATTGAGAGGTCAAGATCCTTTGGAAGTGATGACTGCTAAGGACAAATTAGATGCTGCCGCTGTTGAATCTTTGGATCCTTTTGTCCGGAAGATAAGGGATGAAAAGTATGGTTGGAAGTATGGTTGTGGTGCTAAGGGTTGCACAAAGCTCTTTCATGCTGCAGAATTTGTGCACAAGCATCTTAAACTGAAACATCCGGAACTTGTGATTGAGCTAACGTCTAAAGTGCGTGAAGAGCTCTATTTCCAGAACTACATGAA TGATCCAGATGCGCCTGGTGGGACACCTGTTATGCAGCAACCCATACCG AAGGACAAGCCTCAGAGACGTAAAATAATGGAAAATCGCTTGAAAGATGAACGTGGCTTACGCAGAGAACGTGATAATCGAGCTAATGGTAGTGACAGATTTGATAGATCTGAGAACCCTCAATCAAGTGATTTTCCGTCCAACAATGATGGTCCTGATGGGGGGAACCATGATGATCCTATGTTTGACTCTTTTAGTGGACAAGGGATGCATGTTGCAGCTCCATTTTCTTCAGATATTGCACCTCCACCAGTATTGATGCCTGTTCCCGGTGCTGG TCCATTGGGGCCCTTCGTTCCAGCTCCACCTGAACTTGCAATGCAAGTGTTCAGAGAGCGGGGTGGTCCTCCTTTTGAAGGCAATAGTAGAAGTGGACGCCCTGGACCTAATTTAAGTGGACCGGCCCCCTTTCTTTTGCCTCCTGGCTTCCGACAAGATCCTCGGCACTTACGTAG TTACCAAGACTTAGATGCACCTGAGGACGAAGTCACAGTTATAGACTATCGGAGTTTGTAG
- the LOC108469573 gene encoding serrate RNA effector molecule-like isoform X1, which yields MAEVINMPVDSLDRRRGGDRKDNNNNNNRELAPSDDPNSSPPAPPPPRRRDRDSRERRDRDYYDRNRSPPPPPTRERDYKRRSSISPPPPPLNYRDRRHSPPPRRSPPYKRSRREDGGYEGRRGSPRGGFGPGDRRFGYDYGGGYDREMMGRPGYPDDRPHGRYFGRSSGGYQDWDSGRGRYGDASNSGTTQSKIFREGLMSYKQFIQELEDDILPAEAERRYQEYKSEYISTQKRAFFDAHKDEEWLRDKYHPTNLVTVIERRNELARKVAKDFFLDLQSGTLDLTPGVNALSSNKSGQTSEPNSEDETDIGGKRRRHGRGPTKETDILSLAPKAHPVSSDPRRIQIDIGQAQGLVRKLDSEKGIEENILSGSDNDKISRDKYHGSFAGPVIIVRGLTSVKGLEGVELLDTLITYLWRVHGVDYYGMIETSEAKGFRHVRAEGKSSDITSNGSEWEKKLDSYWQDRLRGQDPLEVMTAKDKLDAAAVESLDPFVRKIRDEKYGWKYGCGAKGCTKLFHAAEFVHKHLKLKHPELVIELTSKVREELYFQNYMNDPDAPGGTPVMQQPIPKDKPQRRKIMENRLKDERGLRRERDNRANGSDRFDRSENPQSSDFPSNNDGPDGGNHDDPMFDSFSGQGMHVAAPFSSDIAPPPVLMPVPGAGPLGPFVPAPPELAMQVFRERGGPPFEGNSRSGRPGPNLSGPAPFLLPPGFRQDPRHLRSYQDLDAPEDEVTVIDYRSL from the exons ATGGCCGAAGTCATAAACATGCCGGTCGATTCTCTAGATCGCCGCAGGGGCGGCGACCGTAAAGATAACAACAATAATAACAACAGAGAGCTTGCGCCATCTGACGATCCCAACTCCTCTCCCCCAGCTCCGCCTCCTCCTCGACGCCGCGACCGAGATTCGCGTGAGCGACGGGACCGCGACTACTACGATCGCAACCGCTCTCCTCCGCCTCCGCCTACCAGAGAGAGAGATTACAAACGGCGTAGTAGCATTAGCCCTCCACCACCGCCGTTGAATTACAGGGATAGGAGACACTCGCCTCCGCCTCGGAGGTCTCCGCCTTATAAGAGGTCTAGGCGTGAGGATGGAGGGTATGAAGGGAGGAGAGGGAGCCCTAGAGGCGGATTTGGACCTGGAGATAGAAG GTTTGGTTATGATTATGGTGGTGGATATGATCGCGAGATGATGGGCAGACCCGGTTACCCTGATGATAGGCCTCATGGTCGGTACTTTGGTCGCTCTTCTGGTGGTTATCAAG ATTGGGATTCAGGCCGTGGTAGATATGGTGATGCTTCTAATTCAGGGACTACTCAAAG taaaattttcagagaAGGATTGATGTCATACAAGCAATTCATTCAAGAGCTTGAGGATGATATACTACCAGCTGAAGCTGAGCGCAG GTACCAAGAATACAAGTCAGAGTATATATCTACCCAAAAAAGAGCATTTTTTGATGCCCACAAAGATGAGGAATG GTTGAGAGACAAATATCATCCAACAAACTTGGTCACTGTTATTGAAAG GAGGAATGAGCTTGCACGCAAAGTTGCGAAGGACTTTTTCCTTGATCTGCAGAGTGGAACACTGGACTT AACACCTGGTGTCAATGCTTTGTCATCAAATAAATCCGGACAAACCAGTGAACCTAATTCTGAAGATGAAACAGACATTGGTGGGAAAAGAAGGCGGCATGGTAGGGGACCTACTAAAGAAACTGATATTCTTTCTCTGGCTCCAAAGGCTCATCCAGTCAGTTCTGATCCCAGAAGAATTCAGATTGACATTGGACAAGCACAGGGCCTCGTACGTAAACTGGACTCTGAAAAAGGAATTGAGGAAAATATTTTAAGCGGGTCGGACAATGACAAAATAAGTAGGGACAAATATCATGGTAGTTTTGCAGGCCCAGTGATTATTGTACGTGGCTTGACTTCTGTAAAAGGCCTGGAAGGTGTTGAGCTTCTTGATACTCTTATAACTTACTTGTGGCGTGTCCATGGTGTGGATTACTACGGTATGATTGAAACTAGTGAAGCTAAGGGTTTTAGGCACGTGAGAGCAGAGGGAAAGAGTTCTGATATTACTAGTAATGGGTCTGAGTGGGAAAAGAAACTGGACTCATACTGGCAAGATAGATTGAGAGGTCAAGATCCTTTGGAAGTGATGACTGCTAAGGACAAATTAGATGCTGCCGCTGTTGAATCTTTGGATCCTTTTGTCCGGAAGATAAGGGATGAAAAGTATGGTTGGAAGTATGGTTGTGGTGCTAAGGGTTGCACAAAGCTCTTTCATGCTGCAGAATTTGTGCACAAGCATCTTAAACTGAAACATCCGGAACTTGTGATTGAGCTAACGTCTAAAGTGCGTGAAGAGCTCTATTTCCAGAACTACATGAA TGATCCAGATGCGCCTGGTGGGACACCTGTTATGCAGCAACCCATACCG AAGGACAAGCCTCAGAGACGTAAAATAATGGAAAATCGCTTGAAAGATGAACGTGGCTTACGCAGAGAACGTGATAATCGAGCTAATGGTAGTGACAGATTTGATAGATCTGAGAACCCTCAATCAAGTGATTTTCCGTCCAACAATGATGGTCCTGATGGGGGGAACCATGATGATCCTATGTTTGACTCTTTTAGTGGACAAGGGATGCATGTTGCAGCTCCATTTTCTTCAGATATTGCACCTCCACCAGTATTGATGCCTGTTCCCGGTGCTGG TCCATTGGGGCCCTTCGTTCCAGCTCCACCTGAACTTGCAATGCAAGTGTTCAGAGAGCGGGGTGGTCCTCCTTTTGAAGGCAATAGTAGAAGTGGACGCCCTGGACCTAATTTAAGTGGACCGGCCCCCTTTCTTTTGCCTCCTGGCTTCCGACAAGATCCTCGGCACTTACGTAG TTACCAAGACTTAGATGCACCTGAGGACGAAGTCACAGTTATAGACTATCGGAGTTTGTAG